From Weissella confusa, a single genomic window includes:
- a CDS encoding ABC transporter substrate-binding protein, with the protein MSKKQLTGLSILFIILVILAGGWVWLVTQKDGHTASSPTKRIIVTTNAQAQVFDKLTIPLVGVPTPGEQQTLPKRYAKLPEVGNHVAPNLEKMSSLKPDVVYLDSALVDDYQQKLASDHIATQTLDFSTLDALKSSITTVGEQYNKQTEAKQLVKQLTIKPVKLASRPKVALLMGMPGGSFLVGTQHSYVGDLITKAGGDVIGAGDSAYTNLNAEQIASENPDVIITMAHAMPDNVFKSFDALFAQNNWQAINAVKNGHVYQAKEPIFGMTANLNAPKAFDQLKTWLGN; encoded by the coding sequence ATGTCAAAAAAACAACTAACTGGATTAAGTATCCTATTCATTATTTTGGTAATACTAGCTGGCGGTTGGGTATGGTTAGTGACGCAAAAGGACGGACATACAGCGTCATCCCCAACAAAACGGATAATCGTCACTACAAATGCGCAAGCCCAAGTGTTTGATAAATTAACCATCCCCTTAGTTGGGGTGCCCACACCTGGTGAGCAACAAACACTGCCAAAACGGTATGCCAAGTTGCCTGAAGTTGGTAATCACGTTGCACCTAATCTGGAAAAAATGTCGTCACTAAAACCTGATGTGGTCTACCTAGATAGCGCATTAGTTGATGACTACCAACAAAAGTTAGCCAGCGATCATATCGCGACGCAGACATTGGATTTTTCAACACTTGATGCATTAAAAAGCAGCATTACCACGGTCGGCGAACAATACAATAAGCAAACTGAAGCAAAGCAACTAGTTAAACAATTGACCATTAAACCCGTTAAATTAGCATCCCGACCAAAAGTTGCACTACTCATGGGAATGCCGGGTGGTTCATTCTTGGTTGGCACCCAACACAGCTATGTCGGTGATTTAATTACTAAAGCGGGTGGGGATGTCATTGGGGCAGGTGACTCAGCGTATACGAACTTGAACGCTGAACAAATCGCATCCGAGAACCCTGATGTCATCATTACCATGGCGCATGCAATGCCCGACAATGTTTTCAAAAGTTTTGATGCTCTATTTGCCCAAAACAATTGGCAGGCTATTAATGCTGTGAAAAACGGGCACGTCTATCAAGCCAAAGAACCTATTTTTGGTATGACAGCCAATCTCAATGCGCCAAAAGCAT
- a CDS encoding NEAT domain-containing protein, which yields MIKKILITVALSLTTILTPTYFGSADSYTVPMQVLENGTNKTSYAAAYFAGSATVTPSDDGYSITSTITTDTSLGNYPVQMLSVDGGGVSIAKSQAGNNQTITYTFRTNDLSARHNANIRVDVDNINYHHNYTVGLVVDGSTVPAPQQATVASSSVAQHSATTSSASSTSTQSSVTSESVSTDSSAITSNNASSTTSTSSEASTSANVSDKKKVPATKKEVTPQTDTATSETPLPIAAIIGGGLVIGIAGAVALNLLKKK from the coding sequence ATGATTAAAAAAATATTGATTACCGTCGCGCTTAGCTTAACGACAATTCTAACGCCAACATATTTTGGATCTGCAGATAGTTACACTGTACCGATGCAAGTTTTAGAGAACGGTACAAATAAAACGTCGTATGCGGCGGCCTATTTTGCTGGTTCGGCAACCGTTACACCCAGTGATGACGGTTATTCAATCACATCAACGATTACAACTGATACAAGTTTAGGTAATTATCCGGTCCAGATGCTGAGCGTTGATGGTGGTGGTGTTTCAATCGCCAAGAGTCAAGCGGGAAATAATCAAACAATCACTTATACTTTCCGCACAAACGACCTAAGCGCCCGTCACAATGCCAATATTCGCGTCGATGTTGATAATATCAACTATCACCACAATTACACGGTTGGGTTAGTTGTTGATGGATCAACTGTTCCGGCGCCACAGCAAGCGACAGTTGCTTCGTCATCTGTTGCACAGCACAGTGCTACTACTTCAAGCGCTTCCAGCACATCAACCCAATCAAGTGTAACGAGTGAATCAGTTTCGACTGATAGTTCGGCGATTACATCAAACAATGCTTCATCAACAACTTCAACAAGTAGCGAAGCCTCAACTTCAGCAAATGTTAGTGATAAGAAAAAAGTTCCTGCGACTAAGAAAGAGGTCACACCTCAAACGGACACAGCGACTAGTGAAACACCTTTGCCAATTGCAGCGATTATCGGTGGTGGATTAGTGATCGGCATTGCCGGGGCAGTTGCGCTAAATCTACTAAAGAAGAAGTAA
- a CDS encoding NEAT domain-containing protein, with translation MSNLSRTASLFSTAVLGGMLLTTSINSVATIAYAAETTAVTSTSNETTTDAIITAEVPMEASDNMDKFFNATAKLAVKGSTTDVTISFKDSVTSMLAMIPELTFDGITLPVNGQQAITFTIPTDDLKPTSGSSVTLASFTSVPMSPHKGYKSNLTFDLSSLLPSSSLKTGSYDLPISADNKMDTWFDKSFSTKIGWLTSQVTVSYQESKQAMLGMIPSLTFDNITKSVNGQRMITFDIPTKDLNPDANGIAKIASFTSVPMSPSRGYASTLSFNMTSAMGESGATDPVAPEVPTTPEQPDNPSESNPEKPSQTALKNGVYSVPLTNYKTGTTTASSMNNYLKTPATVTVKNGQATIDIETSNASIMGMMSNYRFNGIKATASGNHWLVTLPVTDLNKTVATSMTISMNGTVIEQPQADMVFDVEKAVRLGDVPTDTKPVTPSTPEKPAGDTPVATPDTSNDVAQDATHALSILQGDKNESSMAATYILPTIKLSKNADGTYYAYLTTHTPAMMGQNPIRFNDSKHAAKLMCTNLVNGYYQSVFRLTLSASEIGSPILTNIHVQFTSPIVYNENYEIRLVIGDQLSGDTSVNNQNNDQTQNEITDTVIVPRETEATTTTFDPAPAAFTAVASSVPMAATPLATTRLVASPQTVVTPQTATSDKKIKLAPAQTKQVANNKDEKTATKVTEPKAPKQSKIARAAMIGAGVAITAAVGFVGASLALNIFKRQ, from the coding sequence ATGAGTAACTTATCACGTACTGCTTCATTGTTTTCGACAGCCGTCTTGGGTGGCATGCTGTTGACGACATCGATTAACAGCGTTGCAACCATTGCATACGCTGCTGAAACGACAGCAGTTACTAGCACATCTAACGAGACAACCACCGACGCTATTATCACTGCCGAAGTGCCCATGGAAGCCAGTGACAATATGGATAAATTCTTTAACGCAACTGCCAAGTTAGCCGTTAAAGGGTCTACAACTGACGTCACTATTTCTTTCAAAGATTCAGTAACTAGCATGTTGGCTATGATTCCAGAGCTCACGTTCGACGGCATCACGCTACCAGTTAACGGGCAACAAGCCATTACATTCACCATTCCCACTGATGATTTGAAACCAACATCAGGCTCAAGTGTGACATTAGCATCTTTCACTAGTGTGCCAATGAGTCCCCACAAGGGATACAAGTCAAACCTCACATTTGATTTGTCATCGCTTCTGCCAAGTTCATCACTTAAGACCGGTTCTTATGATTTGCCGATTTCTGCCGATAACAAAATGGATACATGGTTCGACAAGAGCTTCTCAACAAAGATTGGTTGGTTAACCTCTCAAGTAACTGTTAGCTACCAAGAATCAAAGCAAGCAATGCTTGGTATGATTCCGTCACTAACTTTTGACAACATTACCAAGTCGGTGAACGGCCAACGAATGATTACTTTCGATATTCCAACTAAGGATTTAAATCCTGATGCTAATGGTATTGCAAAAATTGCTTCATTTACATCCGTTCCAATGAGTCCTTCAAGGGGATATGCATCAACATTGTCATTTAACATGACCAGCGCAATGGGTGAATCCGGCGCAACTGATCCAGTTGCACCAGAAGTGCCAACGACACCAGAACAACCAGATAATCCTAGCGAATCTAATCCTGAAAAGCCGAGTCAAACAGCACTAAAGAATGGTGTTTACTCAGTACCATTAACCAACTACAAGACTGGCACAACGACTGCTTCAAGCATGAACAATTACCTGAAGACACCAGCGACAGTCACTGTTAAGAATGGTCAGGCAACTATCGATATCGAAACAAGTAACGCTTCTATCATGGGGATGATGTCTAACTATCGCTTTAACGGTATTAAAGCAACTGCATCTGGTAACCACTGGTTGGTGACGCTACCCGTTACCGACTTGAACAAGACAGTTGCAACGAGTATGACGATTTCAATGAATGGTACGGTCATTGAACAGCCTCAAGCCGACATGGTATTTGATGTTGAAAAAGCAGTTCGCCTCGGCGACGTGCCAACAGATACAAAGCCAGTGACGCCATCAACTCCTGAAAAGCCAGCAGGTGATACGCCAGTTGCAACTCCTGATACATCAAACGATGTTGCGCAAGATGCAACCCACGCTTTGAGTATTTTACAAGGTGATAAGAACGAAAGCTCAATGGCCGCAACCTATATTCTGCCAACGATTAAGCTAAGTAAAAACGCTGATGGCACATACTACGCTTATCTAACAACGCACACCCCAGCGATGATGGGACAAAATCCAATTCGCTTTAACGATAGTAAGCACGCTGCTAAGTTAATGTGCACCAATCTGGTGAACGGTTACTACCAATCGGTTTTCCGTCTAACGCTAAGCGCATCAGAAATTGGGTCACCAATTTTGACTAACATTCACGTGCAATTCACATCACCAATCGTTTATAACGAAAACTATGAGATTCGTCTGGTTATCGGTGATCAATTATCTGGCGATACATCAGTTAACAACCAAAATAATGATCAAACTCAAAACGAAATTACAGATACAGTGATTGTTCCACGTGAAACAGAGGCAACGACAACGACTTTTGATCCTGCGCCAGCTGCATTCACTGCTGTAGCTTCATCGGTACCAATGGCAGCCACACCTTTGGCGACAACTCGTTTAGTTGCGTCACCTCAAACTGTCGTTACGCCACAAACAGCAACATCTGATAAGAAAATCAAGCTAGCACCCGCTCAAACGAAGCAGGTTGCCAACAACAAAGATGAAAAAACTGCTACCAAGGTCACAGAACCAAAAGCACCTAAGCAATCTAAAATTGCACGCGCAGCAATGATTGGCGCTGGTGTTGCGATTACTGCTGCAGTTGGATTTGTTGGTGCCTCTCTTGCACTTAACATTTTCAAACGTCAATAA